One genomic segment of Amycolatopsis sp. WQ 127309 includes these proteins:
- a CDS encoding SDR family oxidoreductase, which translates to MADGQFTTHADLFDLSGKNALVTGGTRGIGMMIARGLLQAGARVVISSRNADSCAEAQNLLSEFGDVRAIPADLSKHDECQRLADLVEAGSERLDILVNNAGAMWREPLETFPDEAWDSVIDLNLKSPFWLVQALLPALRRAGTADDPARIVNIGSIAAIHVAASPNYSYASSKAGLHQLTRVLARELGPQHVTVNAVAPGPFPSQMMASTLDAIGDTIAAKAPLRRLGRDDDMAGIAVFLASRAASYLTGTIIPVDGGIATTATGT; encoded by the coding sequence ATGGCGGACGGCCAATTCACCACTCACGCAGACCTTTTCGACCTGAGTGGGAAGAACGCACTTGTCACCGGCGGCACCAGGGGCATCGGGATGATGATCGCGCGCGGCCTTCTGCAGGCGGGCGCCCGCGTCGTCATCAGCTCACGCAATGCGGACTCGTGCGCGGAGGCCCAGAATCTGCTGTCCGAATTCGGCGACGTTCGAGCAATTCCCGCCGACCTTTCCAAGCACGACGAATGTCAACGCCTCGCCGATCTTGTCGAGGCCGGCTCGGAACGCCTGGACATCCTCGTCAACAACGCGGGAGCGATGTGGCGCGAGCCGCTGGAGACGTTCCCGGACGAGGCCTGGGACTCGGTGATCGACCTCAACCTCAAGTCGCCGTTCTGGCTGGTGCAGGCGCTGCTCCCCGCACTTCGCAGGGCGGGCACCGCCGACGATCCCGCGCGGATCGTCAACATCGGCAGTATCGCCGCCATCCACGTCGCCGCGTCGCCCAACTACTCGTACGCCAGCAGCAAAGCGGGACTCCACCAGCTCACCAGGGTGCTCGCCCGGGAACTGGGCCCGCAGCACGTCACGGTGAACGCGGTGGCCCCAGGACCGTTCCCGTCGCAGATGATGGCGTCCACGCTCGACGCCATCGGCGACACGATCGCGGCGAAGGCCCCACTGCGCCGGCTCGGCCGCGACGACGACATGGCGGGCATCGCCGTGTTCCTGGCCAGCCGGGCCGCGTCCTACCTCACGGGCACCATCATCCCGGTCGACGGCGGCATCGCCACGACCGCAACAGGTACCTAG
- a CDS encoding DLW-39 family protein, whose amino-acid sequence MKKLLALAVIAGGVLFVVKRNKAAKAEADLWREATAPVPSNNGTTPAKPAGASHN is encoded by the coding sequence GTGAAGAAGCTGCTGGCACTCGCGGTTATCGCGGGCGGCGTCCTGTTCGTGGTCAAGCGCAACAAGGCGGCGAAGGCCGAGGCCGACCTCTGGCGCGAGGCGACCGCTCCGGTCCCCTCCAACAACGGAACCACCCCGGCCAAGCCGGCGGGCGCGTCCCACAACTGA
- a CDS encoding alpha/beta fold hydrolase, whose amino-acid sequence MRSKLLTAGLVLALTAALGGVAAADTRPGGRPTLTDSHPCPGQPGFTCSTLTVPLDHTGRVPGTLKLPIAAADNVDAPKGVLLFLTGGPGQGGVGTITRIATQRLPEVAKDYRFVMLDQRGTGPSGALLCPGLQAQMGSSDIATPTPDAVTECARILGDTAPLYSTDQTVADFDQLRQALNVPKMVVDGVSYGSFTAARYAIAHPGNVSKVVLDSVLPHHATASASLYLTGLQAEARVLRLACASPPACGYDPAEDLAWVVRHRSTADGVKIFDTIVSYEFSDPSYRNPEAGDIIGALHQARGGSSGPLNDLLEAYKSGGDNPASFSAGLHAATLCADQRFPWGSAATPVSLRQPLLSLTARALPPQATWPYTTAVATQQGFIQSCLPWPAERPGSNPTSRLPNVPVLLLNGDHDLSTPLEWAKEEARQAPRGKLVVVPGASHSIQNRELGHAGRDAVIAFLG is encoded by the coding sequence ATGCGTTCGAAACTGCTGACCGCCGGGCTGGTCCTGGCGCTGACCGCCGCACTCGGGGGTGTGGCCGCGGCCGACACGCGTCCCGGGGGACGACCGACGCTGACGGACTCGCACCCGTGCCCGGGCCAACCGGGCTTCACGTGCTCGACCCTGACCGTCCCGCTCGACCACACCGGCCGCGTCCCGGGCACGCTGAAGCTGCCGATCGCGGCCGCGGACAACGTCGACGCGCCGAAGGGCGTGCTCCTGTTCCTCACCGGCGGCCCCGGCCAGGGCGGCGTCGGCACCATCACGCGGATCGCCACCCAGCGGCTGCCGGAGGTCGCGAAGGACTACCGGTTCGTCATGCTGGACCAGCGCGGCACCGGCCCGTCGGGGGCGCTCCTGTGCCCGGGCCTGCAGGCGCAGATGGGCAGTTCGGACATCGCGACGCCGACACCGGACGCCGTCACCGAATGCGCCCGCATCCTCGGTGACACGGCACCGCTCTACTCGACGGACCAGACGGTCGCCGACTTCGACCAGCTGCGGCAGGCGCTGAACGTGCCGAAGATGGTCGTCGACGGCGTCTCGTACGGTTCCTTCACGGCGGCGCGGTACGCGATCGCACACCCGGGCAACGTCAGCAAGGTCGTGCTGGATTCGGTGCTCCCGCACCACGCGACGGCGTCGGCCTCGCTGTACCTGACCGGCCTCCAGGCCGAGGCCCGCGTCCTGCGGCTGGCCTGCGCGTCGCCGCCGGCGTGCGGCTACGACCCGGCCGAGGACCTCGCGTGGGTGGTCCGCCACCGGAGCACAGCGGACGGCGTGAAGATCTTCGACACGATCGTCTCGTACGAGTTCAGCGACCCGTCGTACCGAAACCCGGAGGCGGGCGACATCATCGGCGCCCTCCACCAGGCCCGCGGCGGCTCGAGCGGGCCCCTGAACGACCTGCTGGAGGCGTACAAGTCGGGCGGCGACAACCCGGCGTCGTTCAGCGCCGGCCTCCACGCGGCGACGCTCTGCGCGGACCAGCGCTTCCCCTGGGGCTCGGCGGCGACACCGGTCTCCCTGCGCCAACCCCTGCTCTCGCTGACGGCGCGGGCGTTGCCACCGCAGGCGACGTGGCCGTACACCACGGCGGTGGCGACGCAGCAGGGGTTCATCCAGAGCTGCCTCCCGTGGCCGGCCGAGCGTCCGGGCTCGAACCCGACGTCAAGGCTGCCGAACGTCCCGGTCCTGCTGCTGAACGGCGACCACGACCTGTCGACGCCGCTGGAGTGGGCGAAGGAGGAGGCTCGCCAGGCACCGCGGGGGAAGCTGGTGGTGGTCCCGGGAGCATCGCACTCGATCCAGAACCGCGAGCTGGGCCACGCGGGCCGCGACGCGGTGATCGCCTTCCTCGGCTGA
- a CDS encoding SMP-30/gluconolactonase/LRE family protein, with amino-acid sequence MRRTVVLAATAALSAGLLSGASAGEVPSSQRPAVFETVFASPLGLEGLTTDGRGNLYTPARGADPCPVYRVAATGGPAAVVGTIPAPCGPAGLTFDRHGRLYVANADTVVSFVPDAANPPAATVFARGVPGANGLAFDRAGALWISDGGTGQGRVWRAGSDGVAAEMFRVQPLVSDVIAGGVGRDVRGLPPGTVTITPAGRTAADTAGSQHIVANGLAFTEDGTLLVADTARGALWRVPMDRAGRPRAATGCDAAFPANTLCLDDVDVQHPYLEGADGIAIDRAGNVWTAANERNAIVLARRDGRVVEYFRNPADAATKLRNGGPLEFPTSPVLLPDGRLCVTQSDGNRRDNSPNTAGEAGPGKAALAKVSCVSR; translated from the coding sequence ATGCGCCGAACCGTCGTCCTCGCCGCCACCGCCGCGTTGTCCGCCGGGCTGTTGTCCGGCGCGTCCGCCGGTGAAGTGCCCTCATCGCAGCGTCCCGCCGTCTTCGAGACGGTGTTCGCGTCACCGCTCGGCCTCGAAGGCCTCACCACCGATGGCCGCGGAAACCTCTACACGCCCGCGCGCGGCGCCGATCCCTGCCCGGTCTACCGCGTCGCGGCCACCGGCGGCCCGGCCGCGGTCGTCGGCACGATCCCCGCGCCGTGCGGCCCGGCCGGGCTGACCTTCGACCGCCACGGGCGGCTGTACGTCGCGAACGCCGACACCGTCGTGTCGTTCGTGCCGGACGCCGCGAACCCGCCGGCCGCGACGGTGTTCGCCCGCGGCGTCCCCGGCGCGAACGGCCTGGCGTTCGACCGGGCCGGCGCGCTGTGGATCTCCGACGGCGGCACCGGCCAGGGCCGGGTGTGGCGGGCGGGCAGCGACGGCGTCGCCGCCGAGATGTTCCGCGTCCAGCCGCTGGTCAGCGACGTCATCGCGGGTGGCGTCGGCCGGGACGTACGCGGCTTGCCGCCCGGCACCGTGACGATCACCCCGGCCGGCCGGACCGCCGCGGACACCGCCGGCTCGCAGCACATCGTCGCGAACGGCCTGGCGTTCACCGAAGACGGCACGCTCCTGGTCGCGGACACCGCGCGCGGCGCGCTCTGGCGCGTCCCGATGGACCGCGCGGGCCGGCCGCGCGCGGCGACCGGCTGCGACGCCGCGTTCCCCGCGAACACGCTCTGCCTGGACGACGTCGACGTCCAGCACCCGTACCTCGAGGGCGCCGACGGGATCGCCATCGACCGCGCGGGCAACGTCTGGACAGCGGCGAACGAGCGCAACGCGATCGTGCTGGCCCGGCGCGACGGCCGCGTCGTCGAGTACTTCCGCAACCCGGCCGACGCGGCGACGAAGCTGCGCAACGGCGGGCCGCTGGAGTTCCCGACCAGCCCGGTGCTGCTGCCGGACGGCCGCTTGTGCGTCACCCAGTCCGACGGCAACCGGCGGGACAACTCGCCGAACACGGCGGGCGAGGCCGGGCCCGGGAAAGCCGCGCTGGCGAAGGTTTCCTGCGTCAGCCGGTGA
- a CDS encoding pyridoxal 5'-phosphate synthase produces the protein MVALRGWPSFPEELPAFTPETASPEPRELFLEWLTEAGEHVLAPHAVTLSTVDADGAPDARVVILKDVGPGGWAVATSSESPKGLQLRKDPRAALTFFWPGRGRQVRLRGPVSPAAPEVSAEDFLARPPASRVEAFIGHQSQVLRDPAELDTAAAEAERWVEENPGVAPETWTRYLVDPDEVEFWQASHDRRHVRLRYRKADGAWVRERLWP, from the coding sequence ATGGTCGCGTTGCGCGGATGGCCGTCGTTCCCCGAAGAGCTCCCGGCGTTCACGCCGGAAACGGCGTCGCCGGAGCCCCGGGAGCTGTTCCTGGAGTGGCTGACCGAAGCCGGTGAGCACGTGCTGGCGCCGCACGCCGTCACACTGTCTACTGTGGACGCCGATGGCGCGCCGGACGCCCGCGTGGTGATCCTCAAGGACGTCGGCCCCGGCGGCTGGGCGGTCGCCACCAGCTCGGAAAGCCCGAAAGGCCTGCAGCTGCGCAAGGATCCGCGCGCGGCGCTGACGTTCTTCTGGCCCGGCCGCGGCCGCCAGGTGCGGCTGCGCGGGCCGGTCTCCCCCGCCGCGCCCGAGGTGTCCGCCGAAGATTTCCTGGCGCGGCCGCCGGCCTCGCGCGTCGAGGCGTTCATCGGGCACCAGTCGCAGGTGCTGCGCGACCCGGCCGAACTCGACACAGCGGCCGCGGAAGCCGAGCGTTGGGTGGAAGAAAACCCCGGCGTCGCCCCGGAAACGTGGACGCGCTACCTCGTCGACCCGGACGAAGTCGAGTTCTGGCAGGCGAGCCACGACCGCCGGCACGTGCGGCTGCGGTACCGGAAGGCCGACGGCGCATGGGTCCGCGAACGGCTGTGGCCCTGA
- a CDS encoding DoxX family protein, protein MKLFDKGRDHVMALFRIVFGFLFLCHGASRLFGLFGAKAAEFGSWPTWWASLIQVVGGVLVTIGVATRPAAVLCSGSMAFAYFTVHQSGGLLPVENGGEAAVLFCWGFLVIAFADRGLWSVAGAFRRAPAQLEPAA, encoded by the coding sequence ATGAAGCTGTTCGACAAGGGTCGAGACCACGTGATGGCGCTCTTCCGCATTGTGTTCGGTTTTCTGTTCCTGTGCCACGGCGCTTCACGGCTTTTCGGCCTCTTCGGGGCCAAAGCGGCGGAATTCGGGTCCTGGCCGACGTGGTGGGCCTCGCTGATCCAGGTGGTGGGCGGGGTGCTGGTGACGATCGGGGTCGCCACCCGGCCCGCCGCGGTGCTCTGCTCCGGCTCGATGGCGTTCGCGTACTTCACCGTGCACCAGAGCGGCGGGCTGCTGCCGGTCGAGAACGGCGGCGAAGCGGCCGTTCTGTTCTGCTGGGGCTTCCTGGTCATCGCGTTCGCCGACCGCGGCCTCTGGTCGGTCGCGGGCGCGTTCCGCCGGGCCCCCGCCCAGCTGGAACCCGCAGCTTGA
- a CDS encoding DUF2020 domain-containing protein: MRRLVLLAPAVALLAGCSATIVSGTATPSPPSKSAGAAAGTELPPDPQPGATEDCPYLDSQFVADANGQHVSKVRVSADQPHPACFFYRPDGKVQLTVQVYVGAASVATALVNRAAPVETSNPANDPTGWKGGYQSTDDGAVYAVSKGTAAIVATTNQKQSVKARSVVRKAITALKL; encoded by the coding sequence ATGCGACGACTCGTACTTCTCGCGCCCGCCGTGGCTCTCCTCGCCGGCTGCAGCGCCACCATCGTGTCCGGGACCGCGACTCCCAGTCCGCCGTCCAAGTCCGCCGGTGCGGCGGCGGGCACCGAACTGCCACCGGATCCCCAGCCGGGGGCGACCGAGGACTGCCCGTACCTCGACAGCCAGTTCGTGGCCGACGCGAACGGGCAGCACGTTTCGAAGGTACGCGTGTCCGCCGACCAGCCCCATCCGGCGTGCTTCTTCTACCGGCCGGACGGCAAGGTGCAGCTGACCGTCCAGGTGTACGTCGGGGCGGCGAGCGTCGCAACGGCGCTGGTCAACAGGGCGGCGCCGGTCGAGACGTCCAACCCGGCCAACGACCCGACGGGGTGGAAGGGCGGCTACCAGTCGACCGACGACGGCGCCGTCTACGCGGTCTCGAAAGGGACCGCGGCCATCGTCGCGACGACCAATCAGAAGCAGAGCGTGAAGGCACGCTCCGTGGTGAGGAAGGCCATCACGGCCCTGAAGCTCTAG
- a CDS encoding peptidylprolyl isomerase — protein MKRVKATLHTNQGDINLILLPDHAPKTVANFVGLAEGTKEYTQPNAAGTNSGPFYDGSIFHRVIDGFMLQGGDPTGTGRGGPGYKFGDEFHPELQFSKPYLLAMANAGPGTNGSQFFITVAPTTHLNFKHTIFGEVADQESRNVVDAIGRASTGPADRPLSDVVIEKVTIDHEG, from the coding sequence ATGAAGCGCGTGAAAGCGACGCTGCACACCAACCAGGGTGACATCAACCTGATCCTGCTCCCCGACCACGCGCCCAAGACGGTCGCGAACTTCGTCGGTCTCGCGGAGGGCACCAAGGAGTACACCCAGCCGAACGCGGCGGGCACGAACTCCGGCCCGTTCTACGACGGCTCGATCTTCCACCGCGTCATCGACGGCTTCATGCTGCAGGGCGGCGACCCGACCGGGACCGGCCGCGGCGGCCCGGGCTACAAGTTCGGCGACGAGTTCCACCCGGAGCTGCAGTTCAGCAAGCCGTACCTGCTGGCCATGGCGAACGCCGGGCCCGGCACCAACGGCTCGCAGTTCTTCATCACCGTGGCGCCGACCACCCACCTGAACTTCAAGCACACGATCTTCGGCGAGGTGGCCGACCAGGAGTCGCGCAACGTCGTCGACGCGATCGGCCGTGCCTCCACCGGGCCGGCGGACCGTCCGCTGTCCGACGTCGTCATCGAGAAGGTCACGATCGACCACGAGGGCTGA
- a CDS encoding rhomboid family intramembrane serine protease, translating into MHAGSQQQRRQQRSYQEAGFGQRTVFGARLSQSVLVTQVILAVNVLVFLFTAFQAKSLTNNDYSSFFQYGELYGSATLGGGEWWRVLTSGFLHFGPIHVAVNMFSLWMMGRSLEQVCGRGRYLALYFISMLGASAAVLLFDDPQKSTAGASGALFGLMGAYAVIVLKLRLNPTGLIITLALNAFITFGIPGISIYAHVGGLVTGALVAVALLYAPEADQRRWQITGLAIIVVAIAGLLVYKDSQFAAQTCGLVPYRGLQLYNCV; encoded by the coding sequence GTGCACGCCGGCAGCCAGCAGCAGCGCCGCCAGCAACGCAGCTACCAGGAAGCCGGCTTCGGCCAGCGCACCGTCTTCGGCGCGCGGCTGTCCCAGTCGGTGCTCGTCACGCAGGTCATCCTCGCGGTGAACGTCCTGGTCTTCCTGTTCACGGCGTTCCAGGCGAAGAGCCTCACGAACAACGACTACTCGAGCTTCTTCCAGTACGGCGAGCTGTACGGCAGCGCGACCCTCGGCGGCGGCGAGTGGTGGCGGGTCCTGACCAGCGGGTTCCTGCACTTCGGGCCGATCCACGTCGCGGTCAACATGTTCTCGCTCTGGATGATGGGCCGGTCCCTGGAGCAGGTCTGCGGCCGCGGCCGCTACCTGGCGCTCTACTTCATCTCGATGCTCGGCGCGTCCGCGGCGGTGCTGCTGTTCGACGACCCGCAGAAGTCGACCGCCGGCGCGTCCGGCGCGCTGTTCGGCCTGATGGGCGCGTACGCGGTGATCGTGCTGAAGCTGCGGCTGAACCCGACCGGGCTGATCATCACCCTCGCCCTGAACGCCTTCATCACGTTCGGCATCCCGGGCATCTCGATCTACGCGCACGTCGGCGGCCTGGTGACGGGGGCGCTGGTGGCCGTCGCGCTGCTCTACGCGCCGGAGGCCGACCAGCGGCGCTGGCAGATCACCGGGCTCGCGATCATCGTCGTCGCGATCGCCGGCCTGCTGGTCTACAAGGACAGCCAGTTCGCCGCCCAGACGTGCGGCCTCGTCCCGTACCGCGGGTTGCAGCTCTACAACTGCGTCTAG
- a CDS encoding PH domain-containing protein: MVSAWAVTALLVLGVVVDALTDDRGGLVLFALAAVAVGAFATHATIVRPRLAADAEGLLTRTLGGTQRLPWAQTRTRLRTTRRLGRDGVTLEIEHDDQLYVFGWLELGEDPRDVLDVLSSLRARG, from the coding sequence GTGGTATCCGCGTGGGCCGTCACGGCGCTGCTGGTGCTCGGCGTGGTCGTCGACGCCTTGACCGACGACCGCGGCGGCTTGGTGCTGTTCGCCCTGGCGGCGGTGGCTGTCGGCGCCTTCGCGACGCACGCCACGATCGTCCGGCCCCGGCTGGCCGCCGACGCCGAAGGCCTGCTGACCAGGACGCTCGGCGGCACGCAGCGGCTGCCGTGGGCCCAGACCCGGACCCGGCTGCGCACCACGCGCCGGCTGGGCCGCGACGGCGTCACCCTCGAGATCGAGCACGACGACCAGCTGTACGTCTTCGGGTGGCTGGAGCTCGGCGAGGACCCGCGGGACGTCCTGGACGTCCTCAGCTCCCTGCGTGCGCGCGGCTAG
- the crgA gene encoding cell division protein CrgA: protein MPKSKVRKKTAYTPPADRRTPVKVRAAGPTGLAWKIPMFGLMILGLVWLLVNYIAGDKISWMADLGNWNFAGGFALMIAGLLMTMRWR, encoded by the coding sequence ATGCCCAAGTCCAAGGTCCGCAAGAAGACTGCTTACACCCCGCCTGCCGACCGGCGCACGCCGGTGAAGGTGCGGGCCGCAGGCCCTACCGGCCTCGCCTGGAAGATCCCGATGTTCGGGTTGATGATCCTGGGCCTGGTGTGGCTGCTGGTGAACTACATCGCCGGGGACAAGATCTCCTGGATGGCCGACCTCGGCAACTGGAACTTCGCCGGCGGGTTCGCGCTGATGATCGCGGGTCTGCTGATGACGATGCGCTGGCGCTGA
- a CDS encoding class E sortase: MATREGPDDDRRRHPGQRPVPQRRQPPTPPRGQAPQGPPPRRPQGPPPRRYTGPVPPPGSAEETVVFAPVGKGGTATKEKPAPAPLGKGGVAIRTAGEVLITLGLVVLLFMVYELYVTDLFSAGKQSEASDQLNGEWAHDRTLHPELVDGKAFARIHIPTFGVDYNFTIQEGTDDASLEVGPGHYKGTALPGEPGNFAVAGHRVGKGAPFNDLDNLSSCDQIVIETSTDFYIYKVLPYDDEMKDWAGGKGADPRCKGVSTLRDTNAEEGGAYSETFGRKVVLPSQGTAVNPVPYKDAETLPKAQQAALLTLTTCHPQFSAQQRLIITSVLTQQVPKNQVKDYGDLLSKIGEA, from the coding sequence GTGGCTACGCGCGAAGGACCGGATGACGACCGGCGCAGACACCCCGGACAGCGGCCCGTGCCCCAACGCCGCCAGCCCCCGACGCCGCCGCGCGGCCAGGCCCCGCAGGGGCCCCCGCCACGGCGTCCGCAGGGCCCGCCGCCCCGCCGCTACACCGGCCCCGTCCCGCCGCCGGGCTCGGCCGAGGAGACCGTCGTCTTCGCCCCGGTCGGCAAGGGCGGCACCGCGACCAAGGAGAAACCCGCCCCGGCCCCGCTGGGCAAGGGCGGCGTCGCCATCCGCACGGCCGGCGAAGTCCTCATCACGCTCGGCCTGGTCGTGCTGCTGTTCATGGTCTACGAGCTGTACGTGACCGACCTGTTCTCGGCCGGCAAGCAGTCCGAGGCGAGCGACCAGCTCAACGGCGAGTGGGCGCACGACCGGACGCTGCACCCCGAGCTGGTCGACGGCAAGGCGTTCGCCCGGATCCACATCCCGACGTTCGGCGTCGACTACAACTTCACCATCCAGGAAGGCACCGACGACGCCTCGCTCGAAGTCGGTCCCGGCCACTACAAGGGCACGGCGCTGCCCGGCGAGCCCGGCAACTTCGCCGTCGCCGGCCACCGCGTCGGCAAGGGCGCCCCGTTCAACGATCTGGACAACCTCTCATCTTGTGACCAGATCGTGATCGAGACTTCGACCGACTTCTACATCTACAAGGTCCTCCCGTACGACGACGAGATGAAGGACTGGGCCGGCGGCAAGGGCGCCGACCCGCGGTGCAAAGGCGTCTCGACGCTGCGCGACACGAACGCCGAAGAGGGCGGTGCGTACAGCGAGACCTTCGGCCGCAAGGTCGTGCTGCCCAGCCAGGGCACCGCGGTGAACCCGGTCCCGTACAAGGACGCCGAGACGCTGCCGAAGGCCCAGCAGGCCGCGCTGCTCACGCTCACGACGTGCCACCCGCAGTTCTCCGCCCAGCAGCGGCTCATCATCACCTCGGTGCTCACCCAGCAGGTGCCGAAGAACCAGGTCAAGGACTACGGCGACCTGCTCTCGAAGATCGGGGAGGCCTGA
- a CDS encoding LLM class flavin-dependent oxidoreductase — translation MVQRGRGQLRFGIFLVSGRFPGQADGDVLRRSVRAAEAAERAGFDDVWFAEHHFTPYGVCPSAITLAAHVLGRTSRIGVGTAVSVLSTTHPVALAEQWSMLDAVSGGRLRLGVGRGGPWQDLEVFGTGLDRYETGFEESLDVFLRAATGRVGAAGRHFGFREVPVVPAPERRPDVVVAVGGPASDAVRVAARRGLPMLLGLHAGDAEKAATVAAYGAEAKHVSTVLCQVGADAVDVVRAALPGWLADGLGAHVTVDGRPGPARDPGEYTERLCAIHPVGDAGHCVRTLETSLRRTGVAHVLMLVEASGTPEGTCANIARIGTEVLPALRASSPAAPGSG, via the coding sequence GTGGTTCAACGAGGTCGCGGTCAACTGAGGTTCGGGATCTTCCTGGTCAGCGGCCGGTTCCCGGGCCAGGCGGACGGCGACGTGCTGCGCCGCTCGGTCCGGGCCGCCGAGGCGGCGGAGCGGGCCGGGTTCGACGACGTCTGGTTCGCCGAGCACCACTTCACGCCCTACGGCGTGTGCCCGTCGGCGATCACGCTGGCCGCGCACGTGCTCGGGCGGACGTCGCGGATCGGCGTCGGCACCGCGGTGAGCGTGCTGTCGACGACGCACCCGGTGGCGCTCGCGGAGCAGTGGTCGATGCTCGACGCCGTCTCCGGCGGCCGGCTGCGGCTCGGCGTCGGGCGCGGCGGCCCGTGGCAGGACCTCGAGGTGTTCGGCACCGGGCTGGACCGCTACGAGACCGGTTTCGAAGAGAGCCTCGACGTCTTCCTGCGCGCCGCGACCGGCCGGGTGGGCGCGGCCGGGCGGCACTTCGGCTTCCGGGAGGTCCCGGTGGTGCCCGCGCCGGAACGGCGGCCGGACGTCGTCGTGGCGGTCGGCGGGCCGGCGTCGGACGCGGTGCGCGTGGCCGCTCGGCGCGGGTTGCCGATGCTGCTCGGCCTGCACGCGGGCGACGCGGAGAAGGCGGCGACCGTCGCGGCCTACGGAGCCGAGGCCAAGCACGTCTCGACCGTGCTCTGCCAGGTGGGCGCCGACGCCGTCGACGTCGTCCGCGCGGCGCTGCCCGGCTGGCTGGCGGACGGGCTCGGCGCGCACGTCACGGTCGACGGGCGGCCCGGCCCCGCGCGGGACCCGGGGGAGTACACCGAACGGCTCTGCGCGATCCACCCCGTCGGCGACGCCGGGCACTGCGTGCGGACGCTGGAAACGAGCCTCCGGCGCACCGGCGTCGCCCACGTGCTGATGCTCGTGGAGGCGTCCGGTACGCCGGAGGGGACTTGCGCGAACATCGCGCGGATCGGCACCGAGGTGCTGCCCGCGCTGCGGGCTAGCAGTCCCGCAGCTCCGGGCTCTGGTTGA
- a CDS encoding SCO5389 family protein: MSLDVSPALLEKAERGEVSDAEFVTCVKESLPYAWEVITGVIADAEGAADGFADNETPPPSEAARGQLLRALASDAIRGGLERHFGVKLAFQNCHRIAVFKNSELDGDRYRAFVSPRGQLLNQSPELRDC; this comes from the coding sequence ATGTCCCTGGACGTGTCACCCGCGCTGCTGGAGAAGGCCGAGCGCGGGGAGGTCTCCGACGCCGAGTTCGTCACCTGCGTCAAGGAATCCCTGCCCTACGCCTGGGAAGTCATCACCGGCGTCATCGCCGACGCCGAGGGCGCCGCGGACGGCTTCGCCGACAACGAGACGCCGCCGCCGAGCGAGGCCGCCCGCGGCCAGCTGCTGCGGGCGCTGGCGTCGGACGCGATCCGCGGCGGCCTGGAGCGGCACTTCGGCGTCAAGCTGGCGTTCCAGAACTGCCACCGGATCGCCGTGTTCAAGAATTCCGAGCTCGACGGAGACCGCTACCGCGCGTTCGTCTCGCCGCGCGGGCAGCTGCTCAACCAGAGCCCGGAGCTGCGGGACTGCTAG
- a CDS encoding ABC transporter permease, whose protein sequence is MKTFAKITATEAKLFLRTPMWAVTGLLLPTGVLLAVGLIPGMTEPSEITGGYRFIDLWVPSLIVISIGILALQSIPAAVATYREQGVLRRLATTPVHPAYLLGAQLLVHVVVALAGIALTLGLAAAVFDVPLPKHPPAFAVTLLLGIVSVFALGLLAAAVARTAKSAGGIAAIAFLPIMFFGGVYLPRPLLPEVLRRIGDYLPPGAQPLQDAWVGPGVQPLQLVVLAAFAVIGTASAARLFRWE, encoded by the coding sequence GTGAAGACCTTCGCGAAGATCACCGCCACCGAAGCGAAACTGTTCCTGCGCACGCCGATGTGGGCCGTGACCGGGTTGCTGCTGCCGACGGGTGTCCTGCTCGCCGTCGGCCTCATCCCGGGCATGACCGAGCCGAGCGAGATCACCGGCGGGTACCGGTTCATCGACCTGTGGGTGCCGTCGCTGATCGTCATCAGCATCGGCATCCTCGCGCTGCAGTCCATCCCCGCCGCCGTCGCGACCTACCGCGAACAGGGCGTGCTGAGACGCCTGGCCACGACGCCGGTGCACCCGGCGTACCTGCTCGGCGCGCAACTGCTCGTCCACGTCGTGGTCGCGCTGGCCGGCATCGCGCTGACCCTGGGTCTCGCCGCCGCCGTGTTCGACGTCCCGCTGCCGAAGCACCCGCCGGCGTTCGCGGTGACCCTGCTCCTCGGCATCGTCTCGGTGTTCGCGCTCGGCCTGCTCGCCGCGGCGGTCGCCCGGACGGCGAAGAGCGCCGGCGGCATCGCGGCGATCGCGTTCCTGCCGATCATGTTCTTCGGCGGCGTCTACCTGCCGCGGCCGCTGCTGCCCGAGGTGCTGCGCCGGATCGGCGACTACCTCCCGCCGGGCGCGCAGCCGCTGCAGGACGCCTGGGTCGGCCCCGGCGTCCAGCCGCTGCAGCTGGTGGTGCTCGCGGCATTCGCCGTAATCGGTACGGCATCGGCCGCACGGCTCTTCCGCTGGGAGTGA